A portion of the Gadus macrocephalus chromosome 10, ASM3116895v1 genome contains these proteins:
- the mmgt1 gene encoding ER membrane protein complex subunit 5, whose amino-acid sequence MASSFWKGIVGVGLFALAHAAFSAAQHRSYMRLTEKENEMLPIDIVLQTLLSFVMTCYGIVHIAGEFREMDASSELKNRTFDTLRNHPSFYLFNHRGRVLFRTPEQEASSARNQQALPNPLRLRKLENFQ is encoded by the exons ATGGCGTCCTCGTTTTGGAAAGGGATTGTCGGCGTTGGACTTTTTGCCTTAGCTCATGCAGCTTTCTCAGCAGCACAGC ACCGATCATACATGCGCCTCACAGAGAAGGAGAATGAAATGTTACCAATAGAT ATTGTTCTTCAGACGTTATTGTCGTTTGTCATGACCTGTTATGGTATTGTCCATATTGCTGGCGAGTTCAGAGAAATGGACGCCTCTTCAGAGTTGAAAAATAG AACATTTGACACGCTCCGGAACCACCCGTCCTTCTACCTTTTCAACCACCGGGGGAGAGTACTGTTCCGCACCCCTGAGCAGGAGGCTTCTTCCGCCCGCAACCAACAGGCTCTTCCGAACCCACTA
- the pfdn6 gene encoding prefoldin subunit 6 codes for MAEALQKKLQSELEKYKQMQKDVSKSMSARQKLEAQLTENNIVKEELDLMESSNTVYKLIGPVLVKQDLEEAKATVAKRLEYINGEIQRYEALLKEMEKKSEQHREVLSSLQQEYQKATGRAVAKV; via the exons ATGGCGGAAGCACTTCAGAAGAAATTGCAATCGGAGTTGGAGAAATACAAACAGATGCAGAAAG ATGTCAGTAAAAGCATGTCAGCCCGACAGAAGCTAGAGGCACAGTTGACAGAGAACAACATTGTCAAAGAG GAGCTGGACCTAATGGAGAGTTCAAACACAGTATATAAGCTTATTGGCCCGGTACTGGTGAAGCAAGACTTGGAGGAGGCGAAGGCAACTGTAGCAAAAAGGCTAGAATATATTAATGGAGAGAT TCAAAGATATGAAGCACTGTTGAAGGAAATGGAGAAGAAGTCTGAGCAGCACCGGGAGGTTCTGTCCAGTCTACAGCAGGAGTATCAGAAAGCCACGGGTCGGGCGGTGGCCAAAGTCTGA
- the her5 gene encoding hairy-related 5: protein METITTEYHSHMDCRRIPKSEMEKRRRDRINNSLETLRLLLLENTCNEKLNNPKVEKAEILESVVDFIKLEIESYSVKRKLSRDPTEEGSSPPCKRRHPYSEGMRSCLLRVGEFISTKSKPMENEERATGTPREGSPSPRASISCKDNSAPIHNTYVGDLTLSSLLAAHRSKNLDQNEAHHTTKRFSSEQKCVAVDPVWRPWPQ from the exons ATGGAAACCATCACTACCGAGTACCACAGCCACATGGACTGCAGACGG ATTCCCAAATCAGAGATGGAGAAAAGACGCCGTGATCGAATTAACAACAGTCTGGAAACGTTACGACTCCTGCTGCTTGAAAACACTTGCAATGAG AAACTAAACAACCCAAAGGTGGAAAAAGCAGAGATCCTGGAAAGTGTGGTGGATTTCATCAAGTTGGAGATTGAGTCCTACTCGGTGAAGAGGAAGCTCTCCAGGGACCCCACGGAGGAGGGTTCGAGTCCTCCATGTAAACGACGGCATCCGTACAGCGAGGGGATGCGGTCGTGTTTACTGAGGGTCGGTGAGTTTATTTCCACGAAGAGCAAGCCGATGGAGAACGAGGAGAGAGCCACTGGAACCCCCCGCGAAGGTTCCCCAAGCCCCCGGGCATCTATCTCCTGCAAGGACAATTCTGCGCCCATCCACAACACTTATGTTGGAGACCTGACTCTGTCTTCTCTGCTGGCCGCTCACCGATCCAAAAATCTGGACCAGAACGAGGCCCACCACACTACCAAGCGTTTTTCATCCGAACAAAAGTGCGTTGCCGTTGACCCCGTGTGGAGGCCCTGGCCGCAGTGA